The Methylobacterium durans nucleotide sequence ACGGCGCCGCGCGGGTTCGTGGTCGACGCGTAGAGGCCCCCGACGCCGCCCGTCGCCAGCACCACGGCGCGGGCCGGGATGCGGAAGCGCGCGCCGTCCCGCTCGCAGACGACGCCCGCCACCGCGCCGGCCTCGTCGCGCAGGAGATCGCGCGCGCTCGCCACGACCACCTCGATCGAGGGTGTGACGGAGGCCGCACGGACGAGCCCGTCGAGGACGGCGCGCCCGGTCGCGTCGCCGCCCGCCCGCACGATGCGGCGGCGGCTGTGCGCGGCTTCGAGGCCGAGAGCAAGCAACCCGTCCCCGCGCCGATCGAACGGCACCCCGATCTCGACGAGCCAGTCGATCAGGCCAGGGCCTGCCTCGGCGACCCGGCGGGCGACGTCGGGCTCGGTGAGGCCGGCGCCGGCCGCTTCCGTGTCAGCGGCGTGGAGATGGGGCGCGTCGTCGGCCCGATGGTCGCCGCGATGCCGCCCTGGCCCAGCCGGTGGCGGTGCCCGAGCCGAGGGGGGCGGCGGTGACGAGCGTCACCGGTCGCGGGGCAAGGCGCAGGGCGACCGCGAGGCCAGCCACGCCCGCCCGACCACGACGACGCGGTCGGCGGGATTGCGCGAGAGGGCGTTCATCGCGCCTTGACCGCCAGCATGCGCTCGACCGCCGCCCGGGCGCGGTCCGCGAGGCTCGGATCGACGGTGACCTCGTGGGTCATCGTCTCGAGCGACCGCCGGATGTTCGACAGGCTCATCCGCTTCATGTGCGGGCACATGTTGCAGGGCTTGATGAACTCGATGTCGGGGTTGGCGGCAGCGATGTTGTCGGCCATCGAGCACTCGGTCACCAGCACCACCTGGGGCGGCCGCTTCTGCTCGACGAAGTTCATCATCATCGCGGTCGAGCCCGAGAAATCGGATTCGGCCACCACCTCCGGCGGGCATTCGGGATGCGCGATCACGGTCACGCCGGGATAGCTCTCGCGCACCTCGCGGATGTCGGCAGGCGTGAAGCGCTCGTGCACCTCACAATGGCCGGCCCAGGTCAGGATCTCGATCTCGGGCAGGATCGCCTGGACGTTCTGGGCCAGGAACTCGTCGGGAATCATCAGGACGCGGGGGCGTTCAGCGACCGGATGACGTCGACCGCGTTGCCCGAGGTGCAGCAGAGATCCGATTCCGCCTTAACCGCGGCCGAGGTGTTCACGTAGGTGACGATCGGCACGCCGGGATAGCGGGCGCGCAGGGTCCGCACGTCCTCGGCCGTGATCGAATCGGCCAGCGAGCAGCCGGCCCGCAGGTCTGGGATCAGCACGGTCTTGGCCGGGTTCAGGAGCTTGGCCGTCTCCGCCATGAAGTGGACACCGGCCAGCACGATAACGTCGGCATCGACCTTCGCCGCCTCGCGCGCCAGGGCGAGGCTGTCGCCGACGATGTTCGCCACCGTGTGGAAGATCTCGGGCGCCTGATAATTGTGGGCGAGGATGACGGCGTTGCGCTCGCGCTTCAGGCGAAGGATCGCCTCCACGTCCGGCGCGGGCGGGCCACTCGATGGCAGGAACGTGCGTGCGGCTCACCCGCGCGTAGATGTCCGGCAGGGGAAGCGTTCCGGGCGCGACGATGCGCGGGAGCGGGAGACTGGTCGCCGCCATGGCGTCCTCCTTTATGCTCACTTTGAGCATTCCGGAGCCTAAGTTAGGCGGCGCAGATCCCGATGTCCAGATATGCTGAGACTGAGCATATCACTTTTGCGACGCACTGTTTGTGTGCACCGCAAAAGCCGGCCGGCTGGCCGGAGCGTCAGCAGAAGCTCTCGGGGTCCGGCCCGATGCGCCCGTCCGCTTGGTCGAGCCGAGCGATCGCCGCGCTCTCCTCCGGCGCCAGGGCGAAGTCGAACACGGCGATGTTCTCCGCGATGCGGGACGGCGTCGCCGTCTTCGGGATAGCGACGAGGCCGTTCTCGACATGCCAGCGCAGCGCGACCTGGGCCGGCGTCCGGCCATGCGCCTCGGCGATGCGGGCCAGCGCCGGGTCCGCGAGCTCTCTCCCCTGCCCGAGCGGGCTCCAGGATTCGGTCACGATCCCGTGGCGGTCGTGGAAGGTGCGGAGGGCCGCCTGCTGGAAATGCGGGTGCAGCTCGATCTGGTTGACTGCCGGCACGACGCCGGTCTCGCCGATGATCCGCTCCAGATGGGCCGTCGTGAAGTTCGATACGCCGATCGATCGAGCGCGGCCCTCCGCGCGCAGATCGATCAGCGCCTTCCAAGTCTCGACGTAGAGGCTCCGGTCCGGGCAGGGCCAGTGGATGAGGTAGAGATCCACGCGGTCGAGTCCCAGGCGGGCGAGGCTCCCGTCGAAGCCTCGCCGGGCCGCATCCCTGCCCTGGCTGTCATTCCAGAGCTTCGTCGTCACGAAGAGATCGTCCCGCGCCACCTCGGCGGCGCGGATCGCCTCGCCCACCCCGCGCTCGTTGCCGTAGATCGCGGCGGTGTCGATCGAGCGGTAGCCGGCGCGCAGGGCGCGCCCGACGATGCCGGGCGCCTCAGCGTCGGGGAGCTGAAAGACGCCGAAGCCGATCTGCGGCATGGCGCGGCCGTCGTTCAGCCGGCGTGTCGGGACTTGGACGGACATGGGCGGCTCCATCGGCGGATTCGTGCGCCTGCGCTGCGGGACGCCGTTCCGGCGCTCGCGCGCATTCGGCGCTCGCAAGCATCGGATCGCCAACCGCCGAGCGTGTCTGCGCGTTTCAGCCTTCGCGAGAACATTCTGGCGAGCTGCGCGGTTCGAAGCGTCACCGGTTGACCCCTCGGAGGATGTTCCGAGGGGGCCGCGAGAAGATCCCGAATATTTCCGCGGCTCTCCGAACGTCCAGAACCCGCGATGCGCGACCCAATCCGTCTGCTGCGATAACCTATGTTGAGGCAGCCGACTCTCGGCCCGGCAAGATCGGTCTTCGACCTCGACGGATTGTCGTCCGAGCCTGTTTTCACGGCCGATCGGAGAGCGATGCCTGACCTCAAGGAACAGGGTGCGACCGCGCTCCTCCCGGCTTCTCTGACCGAGGCGATCCGCTCGCATCTCGGTCATCTCCTCAAGAAGACCTACGCGGACCTGCCGGCCGCCGCGCCGCCCGATCGCCTCGCCGAACTGGTCGCCCGCCTGGAGCGGGCGCTCTCCGAGACGGACGACCGGAACGCGCACAGCTTCAAGACGGGGCTGGTCGAGGCGCTGCCGAGCCTGCAGAGCTTCGCCGTCTCCCTGACCCGCAATCCGACACGCGCCGACGACCTCGTCCAAGACACGGTGATGCGGGCGTGGCGCAGCCGGGAGCGGTTCGAGCCGGGGACGAACCTCGGCGCCTGGCTCTTCACGATCATGCGCAACGCCTTCTACAGCGAGCACCGGCGGCAGGCGCGCGAGGTCGCCGACAGCGAGGGAGACCTCGCCGCACGGGTCGCGACGGTGCCGAGCCAGACCGGTCACCTCGACCTGCAGGACGCCCGCGCCGCCCTCGACCGCCTGCCCGCCCCGATGCGCGAGGCGCTGGTCCTCGTGACGATCGAGGATCTGACCTACGAGGAGGCGGCGGTGGTGATGAATTGCCGCGTCGGCACGGTGAAGAGCCGGGTCTGGCGGGCGCGGGACCAGCTCGCGCTGCTCCTCGGCTATTCCGCCGACGAGATCGGGGCCGACCGGATCACGCTCTCGGCCCTCGGCACTCCGATCGCCAACGCCGAGATCTGAGGGGCCCGCCCGCGCGCAAACGGCGCAGCCGCCCGGCCCCACCCGGCGGATCGATGAACGGCGAGCCCGCGTTGTCCGAGCCTCGAAGCGACGATGGCGCAGGCGCGAGCATGACCGACCGGACGTTTGATCTCACCCGCCGGGCGATGATGGAAGGCTGCGTCGCCGCGGCGCGCTCGGCGCGACGGGCCTTCCTGTCCGACCGGCCGCAGCGTCGCCCGGCCCGGGCGACCCGCCGCCGGAAATGATGCCGCTGCGCCTGACCATCAACGGCACGGCGCGCGACCTCGTCCTCGACACCCGGACGACGCTCCTCGACGCCCTGCGCGAGCATCTCGATCTCAACGGCACGAAGAAGGGCTGCGACCACGGCCAGTGCGGCGCCTGCACGGTGCTCGTCGGCGGACGGCGCATCAACGCCTGCCTGACGCTCGCCGCCATGCACGAGGGCGACGCCATCACGACGATCGAGGGTCTGGCGAACGGGGATGAGCTGCACCCGCTTCAGGCCGCCTTCCTGCACCACGACGGCTACCAGTGCGGCTACTGCACGCCGGGCCAGATCTGCTCGGCGGCCGGGATGCTCGCCGAGGTCGAGGCGGGCTGGCCGAGCCACGTCACGGATGACCTGACCGAGCCGGTCTCGCTGACGGACGCGGAAATCCGGGAGCGGATGAGCGGCAACCTCTGCCGCTGCAGCGCCTACCCGAACATCGTCGCGGCGATCCGCGACGCCGCCGGCACCAAGCTCTGAGGGGCATGCGATGAAAGCCTTCCGTTTCGAGCGCCCGGCGAGCGTCGAGGAGGCCGCGCGCCTCGCAGCCGAGAGGCCGAACGCCCGTTTCATCGCCGGCGGTACGAACCTGCTCGATCTGATGAAACTGCAGGTCGAGACGCCGGCAACGCTGATCGACGTGAACCGGCTGCCCCTCGACAGGGTCGAGAACACGGCCGACGGGGGCCTGCGCGTCGGCGCGCTGGTGCGCAACGCCGATCTCGCCGCCCATCCGCGCGTTCGCAGCGACTACGCGGTGCTGGCAAAGGCGCTTCTCGCCGGCGCGTCCGGCCAGCTGCGCAACAAGGCGACGACCGCCGGCAACCTGCTCCAGCGGACCCGCTGCTACTATTTTTACGACACGACGAAGCCCTGCAACAAGCGAGAGCCGGGGTCCGGCTGCGCGGCGATCGGCGGCTTCAACCGCATCCACGCCGTGCTCGGCGCCAGCGAGGCCTGCATCGCCACGAACCCATCCGACATGAACGTCGCGATGCGGGCCCTCGACGCTGTGGTCGAGACGGTCGCGCCGGACGGCGCCGCGCGAAAGATCCCGATCGCCGATTTCCACCGCCTGCCCGGCGAGACGCCGCAGGTCGAGACGGACCTGCGCGCAGGCGAGCTGATCACGGCGGTGACGCTGCCGAAGCCGGTCAAGGGGGTGCATCTCTACCGGAAGGTCCGTGACCGGGCCTCCTACGCCTTCGCCGTCGTCTCGGTGGCGGCGATCATCGACAGGCAGGGCGACTGGGTTGGGCACGCGCGGCTCGCCTTCGGCGGACTCGCTCACAAGCCCTGGCGGGTCGAGGCCGCGGAGACGGCGCTCACCGCGTCCGGCCGTTCCGACGACGCGGCTGACGCGGCGCTGCAGGGCGCACGCGGCCAGGGCGGCAACGACTTCAAGATCCCGCTTGCGCGGCGGACCCTGCGCGCCGTCGTCGCCGAAGCGATCCGCGCCTGAGCCGACAGGGGAAGCCGTCATGGATATGAGCCAGCCGATCGGGCCGACGCCCCTCGACGCCAAGCCGGACGGCCTTGTCGGCCGCGGGATCGACCGGATCGAGGGCCGCCTCAAGGTGACGGGCGCTGCGCCTTACGCCTACGAGACCCGCGAGCTGAGGAACCCGGCCTACGGCATGGTCGTCGAGGCCGGCATCGCCAAGGGCCGCATCCGCGCGATCGACGTCGCGGCGGCCCGGCGCGCGCCGGGCGTCATCCACGTGATGACGCACGAGAACGCGCCGCGCCAGGGCCAGAAGAAGGAGCAGGTCGGTCCGGTCCTGAAAGGTCCGGAGATCCTGCATTTCGGCCAGCCGATCGCCTTCGTCGTCGCCGAGACATTCGAGCAGGCCCGGGCCGCAGCGGCCCTCGTGAAGGTCGATTACGAGCGCGCGGAGGGCGCGTTCGACCTGCGCGCGGCGATGCCGTCGGCGATCGTTCCGAAGCAGGTCGCCAGCCCGCCCGATTCGAGCCTCGGCGATTTCGACGCCGCGTTCGCGACCGCGCCGGTCAAGCTCGACGTCGAGTACACGACCCCGGTGCAGACCCACGCGATGATGGAGCCGCACGCGACGATCGCCGGCTGGGAGGGCGACCGGGTCACCCTATACACGGCCAACCAGATGCTGAATCGCGGGCAGGTCTCGCTCGCCTCGGTGCTCGACCTGCCGGTGGAGAATGTGCGCCTCGTCAGCAAGTACATCGGCGGCGGCTTCGGCGCGAAATTGCAGCCGCAGGCGGATGCCGTCTTCGCGGCCCTCGCCGCCCGCGTCATCGGCCGGCCCGTCAAGGTGGCACTGACCCGCCAGCAGGAATTCCACGGCTCGACCCGCCGCACCGACACGATCCAGCGCGTCCGGCTCGGCAGCGACGCCGCGGGCCGGCTGAGCGCGATCGCGCACGAATCCTGGTCTGACACGACGACGGGCGACGAGTTCTACGAGACTTCGGCCAACGTCACCCGGTCGCTCTACGCGGCGCCGAACCGCCTGACGCGCCACCGCCTCGCCCACCTGAATCTGCCGCTCTCCTCGGCCATGCGCGCGCCCGGCGAGGCGGTGGGCCAGCTCGCCTTCGAGTGCGCAATGGACGAGCTCGCCGAGACGCTCGGGCTCGATCCGATCGAGCTGCGAGTGCGCAATGAGCCGGAAGAGGATCCCGAGAAGAAGGTGCCGTTCTCCACCCGTCAACTCGTTCCCTGCATGCGGGAAGGTGCCCGCCGGTTCGGCTGGGACAAGCGCGGCGCGCCGGGCGCGACCCGGGACGGGCCGTGGCTCGTCGGCCTCGGCATGTCGGCGGCCGCGCGCCTCAACCCGTTGCAACCCTCCTCCGCGAGCTTGCGCCTGGAGGGGGACGGAACGCTCACCGTGCGGATGGCGATGACCGATATCGGCACCGGCACCTACACGATCCTGGCGCAGATCGCCGGCGAGATGTTGGGCCTTCCGGTGGAGCGCATCCGGATCGAGCTCGGCGACACGCTCTACCCGAAGGCTGCAGGCTCTGGCGGCTCCTGGGGGGCGGGCAGCGCCGGCTCCGCCCTCTACGTCGCCTGCGATGCCCTGCGGCGTCAGCTCGCCGAGAGGGCCGGGCTCGACCCGGCCGCAGCCAGCTTCGCGGAGGGACGGATCTCCGCCGGCGGGCGCTCGCTGACGCTGGCAGACCTCGCCGGAGACGGCATCGACGTCACCGGCGAGATCAAGCCGGGCGATCTCAACAAGAAGTACTCGCAATATTCCTACGGCGCCCATTTCGCGGAGGTCGGCGTCGACGTCGATACGGGCGAGGTGCGGCTGCGCCGGATGCTCGGCGTGTTCACGGGCGGCCGCATCCTCAACGCCAAGACGGCGCGCTCGCAGGCGATCGGCGGCATGATCTTCGGCGTCGGCGCAGCGCTCACGGAGGAGGTCGTGATCGACGGCCGCTTCGGCACCTTTGTCAATCACGACCTCGCCGAGTACCATGTGCCGGTCCACGCCGACATTCCGGCGATCGACGCGATCTTCCTGCCCGAACTCGACGACAAGGCGAACCCGCTGAAGAGCAAGGGGCTCGGGGAGCTCGGGATCTGCGGCGCGGGCGCGGCGGTGGCGAATGCCGTCCACAACGCCACCGGCCACCGCATCCGCGACTATCCCCTCACCCTCGACAAGGTGCTGAGGGGCCTCGAGGAGCGCGATTCCGGCGACCGGCAGCGCCGGACCTGATACGCCCCCCCGCATTGACGGGGGACGACGCTCGGGGAATCACGGGCCCGAGACGACCTGCCCGGACGTGAGCCCGTGACCGACGAACGCCGCCCGCCCGCCCGCTTCAACGCGGCGCGCTACTGCCTTGCCGAGAATGCGCGCCTGCGCCCGGACAAGACCGCCCTCGTCCTGGCGGGGGCGTCGGAGGCCGCGAGCCTCACCTTCGGGGAGGCAGACCGGGCGGTGCGCGCGATCGCGGCGGGCCTCCTCCGGCTGGGGCTGGCGCCGGGCGACCGTGTGATGATCCGCATGGGCAACGACGCGGATTACGTCCTGGTCTATTTCGGGGCGCTCGCGGCGGGCCTCGTCGCCCTGCCCTCCTCGCCGCAGCTGACGCCGGCCGAGGCCGCGTTCCTCATGGACAATTCGGGCGCCCGCGTCGTCGTGGCGAGCGCGGACTGTGCCGTCGACAGGGCGAGCCTCGGGGAGCGCATTCTCCTCGATGCCGAAGCGATCACCGCGATGAAGGCCGGTGCGCCGCTGGCGGACTACGCCGACACCGCGGCGGACGACCCCGCGACGCTCGTCTACACCTCGGGCACGACGAGCCGGCCGAAGGGCGTGCTGCACGCGCACCGGTCGATTTACGGGCGCCGGCCGATGCACGCACACTGGCTCGGCCTCACCGAGGCCGATGTCATGCTCCATGCCGGCACCATGAACTGGACCTACACCCTCGGCGTCGGCATCACCGACCCCTGGGCTGCGGGCGCCACGACCGTGCTCTACAACGGCCCGCGCGACCCGGCCGTCTGGCCAGACCTGATCGCGCGGCACCGGGCGACGCTGTTCGCCGCCGTGCCGAGCCTCTACCGGCAGATCCTGAAATACGCCGACCTCGCGGCGACCGACCTGACGAGCCTGCGCCACGGGGTCACCGCGGGCGAGGCGCTTCCGCCCGACCTCCTCGAAGCCTGGACGCGGGCGACCGGCAAGCCGCTCTACGAGGCGTTGGGGATGAGCGAGATCTCCACCTACGTCTCGAGCGGCCCGACCGTGCCGGTGCTTCCGGGCTCGCCCGGAAAGCCCCAGCCCGGCCGCCGCATCGCGATCCTCCCGGTCGACGGCGCGGCGGAGCCCCTGCCCCCCGGAGAGACGGGCCTTCTCGCCGTCCACCGCACGGAGCCCGGCCTCATGCTCGGCTACTGGAACCGGCCAGACGAGGAAGCGGCGGTCATGCGCGGTGCTTGGTTCGCGGGCGGCGACCTCGCCCGCTTCGACGCGGACGGCTATCTCTGGTTCGAGGGCCGCAACGACGACCTGATGAATGCGATGGGCTACCGCGTCTCCCCGAACGAGGTCGAGGGCGTGCTGGCCGAGCATCCGGACGTGGCGGAGGTCGGCGTCGCGGAGCTGTCCGTGCGCGCCGACATCCGCGTCATTGCCGCCTTCGTCGTCCTGAACCCGGGGGCTGCGGCCGACGCCGAGGCGCTGCTCGATTGGTGCCGGGCGCGTCTGGCCGCCTACAAATGCCCGCGCGAGATCCGCTTCCTCGAAGCCCTGCCGCGGACCGCCAACGGAAAGGTTCAGCGCAAGCGCCTTGCCGAGGCCGCGACGCGGGGGGAACCGGGTTGACCGGCCGGACGCGAAATTCTAGAGCCAGAGCCGTGGAGACGTGGCCGAGCGGCTGAAGGCACTCGTTTGCTAAATGAGCATACCCAGAAATGGGTATCGAGGGTTCGAATCCCTCCGTCTCCGCCACATTGCAGTCTGACACCGTCCAAGGTCGTCCAGATTGCTAAGCGAAATCAGTGAGATAGCTCTAATTTTCGTCCAGCTCAGTCCAGGATGATGCGCTGACATCCAGCGATCCTGGGGGTAGCCGCGGGGGTACTCACCGCCCGAATGGGGGTATAATAGCCGGATCGAACTGGCAGTTACCCCATGGCACGGGATCGACTCACCGACACAAAGGTTCGCCAGGCCAAGCCTGGCCCCAAGCCGTACAAGCTGTCGGACGGCGCCGGGCTCTTCCTGCTCGTCAATCCGAACGGCGCCCGCTACTGGCGCTTGAAGTACCGGACGGCTGGTAAGGAGAAGCTCTTCGCCGTTGGGGTCTACCCGGAGGTCAGCCTCGCCGAGGCACGTGACAAAGTGGCTCAGGCCCGCCGCCTACTTCGGGACGGCGGCGATCCGGTCGCTGAACGCAGGCGCCAGCGCACCGAGATCACTGCCTCGGCGGACACCTTCCAAGCCATTGCTCAGGAGTGGCTCGCAGCTCGAGCGGGTGATTGGTCGCCGAGCTATCGGGAGACGGTTCATTCCGCCCTGTCAGCAAACCTGTACCCCCAAATCGGGAGTTACTCGATCCGCTCTATAACTGTGCCGATTCTGCGGGAGAGCTTACTTCTGATGGAGCGGCGGGGGGCTCTATCGGCTCTGCGGAAGGTTCGCATGTGGGCCTCGCAGGTTTTTCGTTA carries:
- a CDS encoding aldo/keto reductase, translated to MSVQVPTRRLNDGRAMPQIGFGVFQLPDAEAPGIVGRALRAGYRSIDTAAIYGNERGVGEAIRAAEVARDDLFVTTKLWNDSQGRDAARRGFDGSLARLGLDRVDLYLIHWPCPDRSLYVETWKALIDLRAEGRARSIGVSNFTTAHLERIIGETGVVPAVNQIELHPHFQQAALRTFHDRHGIVTESWSPLGQGRELADPALARIAEAHGRTPAQVALRWHVENGLVAIPKTATPSRIAENIAVFDFALAPEESAAIARLDQADGRIGPDPESFC
- a CDS encoding sigma-70 family RNA polymerase sigma factor encodes the protein MPDLKEQGATALLPASLTEAIRSHLGHLLKKTYADLPAAAPPDRLAELVARLERALSETDDRNAHSFKTGLVEALPSLQSFAVSLTRNPTRADDLVQDTVMRAWRSRERFEPGTNLGAWLFTIMRNAFYSEHRRQAREVADSEGDLAARVATVPSQTGHLDLQDARAALDRLPAPMREALVLVTIEDLTYEEAAVVMNCRVGTVKSRVWRARDQLALLLGYSADEIGADRITLSALGTPIANAEI
- a CDS encoding FAD binding domain-containing protein yields the protein MKAFRFERPASVEEAARLAAERPNARFIAGGTNLLDLMKLQVETPATLIDVNRLPLDRVENTADGGLRVGALVRNADLAAHPRVRSDYAVLAKALLAGASGQLRNKATTAGNLLQRTRCYYFYDTTKPCNKREPGSGCAAIGGFNRIHAVLGASEACIATNPSDMNVAMRALDAVVETVAPDGAARKIPIADFHRLPGETPQVETDLRAGELITAVTLPKPVKGVHLYRKVRDRASYAFAVVSVAAIIDRQGDWVGHARLAFGGLAHKPWRVEAAETALTASGRSDDAADAALQGARGQGGNDFKIPLARRTLRAVVAEAIRA
- a CDS encoding xanthine dehydrogenase family protein molybdopterin-binding subunit, with the protein product MDMSQPIGPTPLDAKPDGLVGRGIDRIEGRLKVTGAAPYAYETRELRNPAYGMVVEAGIAKGRIRAIDVAAARRAPGVIHVMTHENAPRQGQKKEQVGPVLKGPEILHFGQPIAFVVAETFEQARAAAALVKVDYERAEGAFDLRAAMPSAIVPKQVASPPDSSLGDFDAAFATAPVKLDVEYTTPVQTHAMMEPHATIAGWEGDRVTLYTANQMLNRGQVSLASVLDLPVENVRLVSKYIGGGFGAKLQPQADAVFAALAARVIGRPVKVALTRQQEFHGSTRRTDTIQRVRLGSDAAGRLSAIAHESWSDTTTGDEFYETSANVTRSLYAAPNRLTRHRLAHLNLPLSSAMRAPGEAVGQLAFECAMDELAETLGLDPIELRVRNEPEEDPEKKVPFSTRQLVPCMREGARRFGWDKRGAPGATRDGPWLVGLGMSAAARLNPLQPSSASLRLEGDGTLTVRMAMTDIGTGTYTILAQIAGEMLGLPVERIRIELGDTLYPKAAGSGGSWGAGSAGSALYVACDALRRQLAERAGLDPAAASFAEGRISAGGRSLTLADLAGDGIDVTGEIKPGDLNKKYSQYSYGAHFAEVGVDVDTGEVRLRRMLGVFTGGRILNAKTARSQAIGGMIFGVGAALTEEVVIDGRFGTFVNHDLAEYHVPVHADIPAIDAIFLPELDDKANPLKSKGLGELGICGAGAAVANAVHNATGHRIRDYPLTLDKVLRGLEERDSGDRQRRT
- a CDS encoding class I adenylate-forming enzyme family protein, which translates into the protein MTDERRPPARFNAARYCLAENARLRPDKTALVLAGASEAASLTFGEADRAVRAIAAGLLRLGLAPGDRVMIRMGNDADYVLVYFGALAAGLVALPSSPQLTPAEAAFLMDNSGARVVVASADCAVDRASLGERILLDAEAITAMKAGAPLADYADTAADDPATLVYTSGTTSRPKGVLHAHRSIYGRRPMHAHWLGLTEADVMLHAGTMNWTYTLGVGITDPWAAGATTVLYNGPRDPAVWPDLIARHRATLFAAVPSLYRQILKYADLAATDLTSLRHGVTAGEALPPDLLEAWTRATGKPLYEALGMSEISTYVSSGPTVPVLPGSPGKPQPGRRIAILPVDGAAEPLPPGETGLLAVHRTEPGLMLGYWNRPDEEAAVMRGAWFAGGDLARFDADGYLWFEGRNDDLMNAMGYRVSPNEVEGVLAEHPDVAEVGVAELSVRADIRVIAAFVVLNPGAAADAEALLDWCRARLAAYKCPREIRFLEALPRTANGKVQRKRLAEAATRGEPG